Proteins from a single region of Flavobacterium sp. YJ01:
- a CDS encoding response regulator transcription factor — translation MTKQATKITIIEDDIVLGSTISEILKLNNFDVLFFKDSVEALFYLNKNIPDIIICDMLMPNLNGEELFFKIRKNNNFNVIPFIMITANIDDDLKFKQLKNGVTDFIIKPFKVQELIYKINNLIFLKNNIEKKFSPDPFSKITIKLSEKDFITSLNEILIQKMKTNIDMNELARDLAISKSTLDKRVRKLTHKNASQYIREFRLDYAVKLIHSGERNIKYIVDQTGFSSLSYFSTSFKLYLNTTPRDFIKSIETESV, via the coding sequence ATGACAAAACAAGCAACTAAAATAACTATAATTGAAGATGATATAGTACTGGGATCCACGATCTCAGAAATATTAAAATTAAATAATTTTGATGTCCTATTTTTCAAAGACAGCGTGGAAGCTCTGTTTTATTTGAATAAAAATATACCTGATATAATCATTTGTGATATGCTGATGCCTAATTTAAATGGAGAGGAACTGTTTTTTAAAATTCGCAAAAACAATAACTTTAATGTAATTCCCTTTATTATGATTACTGCCAATATTGACGACGATTTAAAATTTAAACAGCTCAAAAATGGCGTTACTGATTTTATTATAAAACCTTTCAAAGTTCAAGAATTAATCTATAAAATCAACAATCTAATCTTTCTTAAAAACAACATTGAAAAAAAATTCAGCCCAGATCCATTTTCTAAAATTACAATTAAGCTCTCTGAAAAAGATTTCATTACTTCATTAAACGAAATTTTAATTCAAAAAATGAAAACCAATATTGACATGAATGAGCTTGCCAGAGATCTTGCCATCAGCAAATCCACCCTCGACAAAAGAGTACGTAAATTAACTCATAAAAATGCAAGTCAATATATCAGAGAATTTAGACTCGACTATGCTGTTAAACTAATTCATTCCGGCGAAAGAAATATCAAATACATAGTTGACCAAACCGGATTTAGTTCATTATCTTATTTTTCCACAAGTTTTAAATTATATCTTAATACTACTCCTCGGGATTTCATAAAATCTATAGAAACAGAAAGTGTTTAA
- a CDS encoding response regulator, whose amino-acid sequence MAKILIIDDEETLRITICELLSFVGHIVCEAEDGRDGLKKVKEFQPDIILCDIMMPKLDGYGFMEQHIESDYASTPVIFLSAEIESKDKAMGVSLGVKQFLKKPFVFRELKELIEYNL is encoded by the coding sequence ATGGCGAAAATATTAATCATTGATGATGAAGAAACATTACGAATTACAATTTGCGAATTGCTTTCTTTTGTTGGACACATTGTTTGTGAGGCAGAAGACGGAAGGGATGGATTAAAGAAAGTAAAAGAATTTCAACCTGATATTATACTTTGCGATATTATGATGCCCAAACTTGATGGCTATGGTTTTATGGAGCAGCATATTGAATCTGATTATGCTAGTACACCTGTTATATTCCTTTCAGCAGAAATAGAGTCGAAAGATAAAGCAATGGGGGTCAGTTTAGGAGTAAAGCAATTTTTAAAAAAGCCATTTGTATTTAGGGAATTAAAAGAACTTATAGAGTATAATCTTTAA
- a CDS encoding bifunctional helix-turn-helix transcriptional regulator/GNAT family N-acetyltransferase → MKTITSTIRSFNRFYTSHLDILSQHYLDSDYSLTEVRILYEISESENITAQKITEILKLDKGYVSRILKHFLKENIILKVASQEDKRAINIELSNSGKELLNSLHSKVDKKIEDQIEKLNFFEKKNLVNSMLTVKNLLSESKPTRSDITYRHEIKPGDIGYIIYLHGFIYGNESNFSSDFEKYVIKTFYKFLENHSPENDRIWMAEYNNKIVGCIAIQHQSKTEAQLRWFLLDPSFRGLGIGKKLLTEAVDFCKDKKFKNVFLLTTSLQDKALQMYKIAGFELTESTEVQEWGKTFNEERYDLKLG, encoded by the coding sequence ATGAAAACTATAACTTCAACAATCAGAAGTTTCAATCGCTTTTATACTTCTCATTTAGACATATTAAGTCAGCATTATCTTGATAGCGATTATTCTTTAACCGAAGTCCGAATCCTTTACGAAATCAGCGAAAGCGAAAACATTACAGCACAAAAAATAACTGAAATTTTAAAACTTGACAAAGGCTACGTAAGCCGAATTTTAAAACATTTTTTAAAAGAAAATATTATTCTAAAAGTTGCCTCGCAAGAAGACAAACGTGCAATTAATATTGAACTGAGTAATTCTGGAAAAGAATTATTGAATTCGTTACATTCAAAAGTTGATAAAAAAATTGAGGATCAAATCGAAAAACTGAATTTCTTTGAAAAAAAGAATCTCGTAAATTCAATGCTGACTGTAAAAAACCTTTTATCTGAAAGCAAACCTACTCGAAGCGACATTACGTATCGTCATGAAATTAAGCCTGGAGATATTGGCTACATCATTTATTTACATGGATTTATTTACGGCAATGAATCCAATTTTTCAAGTGATTTTGAAAAATATGTTATTAAAACTTTTTACAAATTCTTAGAAAATCATTCACCAGAAAACGACAGAATCTGGATGGCAGAATACAATAACAAAATTGTCGGTTGCATCGCCATTCAGCACCAATCTAAAACAGAAGCACAATTGAGATGGTTTCTTTTAGATCCTTCATTTAGAGGATTAGGAATTGGAAAAAAACTTTTGACAGAAGCTGTAGATTTCTGTAAAGATAAAAAGTTCAAAAATGTATTTCTCCTAACGACTAGTTTACAAGATAAAGCACTTCAAATGTATAAAATAGCTGGATTTGAACTTACTGAATCTACAGAAGTTCAAGAATGGGGAAAAACATTTAACGAAGAAAGGTATGATTTGAAATTAGGATAA
- the bioB gene encoding biotin synthase BioB → MNEIRHDWSKEEIQAIYDRPLLELVYNAATIHRKWHKPSEIQVCTLLSVKTGGCPEDCSYCGQAARYHTDIKVQSLLPTETVIEHAQKAKENGSSRFCMAAAWREVRNNKDFDRVIEMVKGVNNLGLEVCCTLGMLTEEQAIRLQEAGLYAYNHNLDTSESYYDEIISTRKFDQRLDTIHNVRKAGITVCSGGIIGLGETSADRVSMLTTLATMPIHPESVPVNALARVKGTPLENNPKVLLWDMVRMIATARIIMPASIVRLSAGRIEMTEEEQAWCFMAGANSIFTGERETLLVTPNPGISEDMQMFQNLGLKPLKKENAQVYI, encoded by the coding sequence ATGAACGAAATAAGACACGATTGGAGTAAAGAAGAAATTCAGGCTATTTACGATCGGCCTTTATTAGAATTAGTTTATAACGCGGCAACTATACACCGAAAATGGCATAAACCTTCAGAAATACAAGTATGTACCCTACTTTCTGTAAAAACTGGCGGTTGTCCTGAAGATTGTTCTTATTGCGGACAAGCAGCTCGTTACCATACCGATATAAAAGTACAGTCTCTTTTGCCGACAGAAACCGTAATTGAACACGCTCAAAAAGCAAAAGAAAACGGTTCGTCGCGTTTTTGTATGGCTGCCGCTTGGCGCGAAGTGCGAAATAATAAAGATTTCGATCGTGTTATTGAAATGGTAAAAGGTGTCAATAATCTTGGCTTAGAAGTCTGCTGCACTTTAGGAATGCTTACTGAAGAACAAGCTATTCGCCTGCAAGAAGCGGGACTATATGCTTACAATCATAATTTGGATACTTCAGAAAGCTATTACGATGAAATAATTAGTACACGCAAATTTGATCAGCGTCTTGACACTATACATAATGTGAGAAAAGCTGGAATCACAGTCTGTTCGGGCGGAATTATTGGTCTTGGCGAAACCTCTGCCGATAGAGTTTCAATGCTTACAACTTTAGCTACAATGCCAATTCATCCAGAATCTGTGCCTGTCAATGCATTAGCTAGAGTAAAAGGAACTCCATTAGAAAACAATCCAAAAGTGCTTCTTTGGGATATGGTGCGAATGATTGCTACAGCACGTATAATTATGCCCGCATCTATAGTTAGACTAAGCGCTGGACGCATCGAAATGACCGAAGAAGAACAAGCGTGGTGTTTTATGGCTGGCGCCAATTCTATTTTTACTGGAGAACGCGAAACCTTATTGGTAACTCCAAATCCTGGAATATCTGAAGATATGCAGATGTTTCAAAATTTAGGACTAAAACCTTTAAAGAAAGAAAACGCACAAGTCTATATTTAG
- a CDS encoding helix-turn-helix transcriptional regulator yields the protein MKNLTRDFVAGELDMTYSGYGKIERGEIDITISKISKLADIFGISISDLLFFDVSYFFNNDAEDKFDGQSGSVSNSGVKTLRMPNSRVLDFQVKKVKNNGEL from the coding sequence ATGAAAAATCTTACCAGAGATTTTGTCGCTGGTGAATTGGACATGACTTATAGTGGTTACGGTAAAATTGAAAGAGGTGAAATTGATATAACAATTTCTAAAATATCCAAACTGGCAGATATTTTTGGAATTTCAATTTCTGATTTATTATTTTTTGACGTATCATATTTTTTTAATAATGATGCAGAGGATAAATTTGATGGACAATCTGGAAGTGTCAGTAATTCTGGTGTAAAAACCTTGAGAATGCCAAACAGTAGAGTTTTGGATTTTCAGGTAAAAAAAGTTAAAAATAACGGAGAACTTTAA
- a CDS encoding FISUMP domain-containing protein, with amino-acid sequence MKKNPLMLLLLIITLCTSAQVKKNVKATTSIKTATKFGALAIDRNNGFYYGWSNDYQTLAEAEKKAVDECVKKGGNCTIVLSYSGTGCAAYRTVDAKNGTAFGWGTGITKEQADEIAVKECLKRSNNINPTNFIFSCNSTNSGILKEIYNASSEIITSVKIGNQEWSTQNIKVTRFQNGDPIPQAKTKEQWIDYLTQGKPAYMDLQDFKEQSNCGYQYNTFAVNDKRGLAPKGWIIPSVDDYKLLVNYLGGDAKAPNKLMNDKWKAIAGNNSSQFNACPCDFSRGGFSPSQDFGYRSGWWTTTKSAEQNKANIFFTLESDNSGLKCDYWEGERVPGCYIRCIKQL; translated from the coding sequence ATGAAAAAAAATCCTCTTATGCTGTTATTATTAATTATAACGTTGTGTACGTCGGCTCAAGTAAAAAAAAACGTAAAGGCAACAACATCAATAAAAACAGCCACAAAATTTGGTGCACTTGCTATCGATAGAAACAATGGCTTTTATTATGGATGGTCAAATGATTATCAAACATTAGCGGAAGCTGAAAAAAAAGCTGTCGATGAATGCGTAAAAAAGGGAGGAAACTGCACTATCGTTCTTAGTTATTCAGGAACCGGATGCGCAGCTTATAGAACCGTCGATGCAAAAAATGGAACAGCTTTCGGATGGGGAACAGGTATAACTAAGGAGCAAGCAGATGAAATCGCAGTTAAGGAATGTTTAAAACGAAGTAACAACATTAACCCAACAAATTTTATTTTTAGCTGCAATTCAACAAATTCAGGTATTTTAAAAGAAATTTACAACGCTTCATCCGAAATAATTACCTCAGTAAAGATTGGTAATCAAGAGTGGTCAACACAAAATATTAAAGTTACAAGATTTCAAAATGGAGATCCTATACCGCAGGCAAAAACAAAAGAGCAATGGATAGATTATTTAACTCAAGGTAAGCCTGCTTATATGGATTTGCAAGATTTTAAAGAACAGTCAAATTGTGGCTATCAATATAATACCTTTGCCGTAAATGATAAACGAGGTTTAGCTCCAAAAGGATGGATTATTCCTTCTGTTGATGATTACAAACTTCTTGTAAATTATCTGGGCGGCGATGCCAAAGCCCCTAATAAGCTGATGAATGATAAATGGAAAGCAATTGCAGGAAATAACTCAAGTCAATTTAATGCATGCCCGTGTGACTTCTCAAGAGGCGGCTTTTCACCAAGTCAGGATTTTGGTTATCGTAGCGGATGGTGGACTACCACAAAGTCCGCAGAGCAAAATAAGGCAAATATATTTTTCACTCTTGAATCCGATAATAGCGGTCTAAAATGTGATTATTGGGAAGGAGAAAGAGTTCCTGGCTGCTATATTCGCTGTATAAAGCAATTATAA
- a CDS encoding PAS domain S-box protein encodes MKKLLSHISKINNHLLECSTIDDALNLCIRDIGLEHNMDRCYILKNKNNSDLLGFDYAYAYEWCNNGITSYIHHFDLSKSLINALFSLDTILSRDKLRFGIGKDIDNNLLKKIFEIRGVKSYFFAPIFYDNVFWGWIGLEDCTNERIWEEDEISVLQTIIKSLGIRLSQIATESKLERTIENFNFFMSSSSQAMWEFDIETKKTNFSLNWFGIIGYTSEEIHEIPNFWEKIFSAADYDKIFNDFKKFVSGKLERFEGNTQIIHKNGHSISARYSGLLKLNKNGIPKKVIGTYMDISELVEKEKQVLLSEAKFRFIAENTTDLICQHSKEGNLLYVSSLSNDIIGYKFEELINKSPWDFIHQKDLDNIRKYYHSIVKNKEIETITFRLRKNDGTYIWLETATKVMMDSEKNIIGFQTSSRDITKRIKADKEMKAAFLKEREFNELKSNFVSIASHQFRTPLTVIYSNAELLELKINHHEKGLSNDCNVIISRIKNEVERMTELMNNILVFGKQEAKKIEKIIQPIDLNEFIETLTKTYFNKDDGAKIKVTKKGVKRILFTDESLIVHILTNVINNAFKYSEGKPDPELIISYLENTIEIQVIDYGMGIPKKDIPNLFTSFFRASNTSSIIGSGLGLVIVKQFTEFLNGTVELKTKENFGTTIKLTFPYEHQ; translated from the coding sequence ATGAAAAAACTACTGTCGCATATTTCTAAAATCAATAATCATCTATTGGAATGCTCTACAATAGATGACGCTTTAAATTTGTGCATTAGAGATATTGGTTTAGAACATAACATGGATAGATGTTACATTCTAAAAAATAAAAATAATAGCGATCTGTTAGGTTTTGATTATGCTTACGCTTACGAATGGTGTAACAATGGTATAACATCTTATATTCATCATTTTGATCTGAGCAAAAGTCTTATAAATGCTTTATTTTCTCTGGATACAATTTTATCCAGAGATAAATTGAGGTTTGGGATAGGTAAAGATATTGATAATAACTTATTAAAAAAGATTTTCGAAATACGCGGTGTTAAATCTTATTTTTTTGCGCCAATTTTTTACGACAATGTATTCTGGGGTTGGATTGGACTTGAAGACTGCACCAATGAACGGATTTGGGAAGAGGATGAAATTTCGGTGTTACAGACCATCATAAAAAGCTTAGGAATTCGTCTTAGCCAAATTGCAACTGAGTCAAAATTAGAGAGAACTATAGAAAATTTTAATTTTTTTATGTCAAGCTCAAGTCAAGCGATGTGGGAATTTGATATTGAAACTAAAAAAACAAATTTTAGTTTGAATTGGTTCGGAATTATAGGATATACTTCTGAGGAAATTCATGAAATTCCTAATTTCTGGGAAAAAATTTTTTCTGCAGCTGATTATGACAAGATTTTTAATGATTTTAAAAAATTTGTATCTGGAAAATTGGAGCGCTTTGAAGGAAACACACAAATTATTCATAAGAATGGACACTCTATTTCAGCACGATACTCGGGTTTGCTAAAACTAAATAAAAATGGAATTCCCAAAAAAGTTATAGGGACATATATGGATATTAGCGAACTGGTAGAAAAAGAGAAACAAGTGCTATTGTCTGAAGCAAAATTTAGGTTTATTGCCGAAAATACCACAGACTTAATCTGCCAGCATTCAAAAGAAGGAAATTTACTTTATGTCTCCAGTTTGTCTAATGACATAATAGGGTATAAGTTTGAAGAGTTGATTAATAAATCTCCTTGGGATTTTATTCATCAAAAAGACTTGGATAATATTAGGAAATATTATCATTCGATTGTCAAAAATAAGGAAATTGAAACCATCACATTTCGGCTTAGGAAAAATGATGGCACCTATATCTGGCTGGAAACGGCAACAAAAGTGATGATGGATTCAGAAAAAAATATTATAGGATTTCAAACTTCCAGTAGAGATATAACCAAGCGTATAAAAGCTGATAAAGAAATGAAAGCGGCCTTTTTAAAAGAAAGGGAGTTCAATGAATTAAAATCTAACTTTGTTTCTATTGCTTCACATCAATTCAGAACTCCATTGACTGTTATTTATTCTAATGCTGAACTTTTAGAGTTAAAGATAAATCATCATGAAAAAGGTCTTTCCAATGATTGCAATGTTATTATTTCTAGAATAAAAAATGAGGTGGAGAGAATGACTGAACTAATGAATAATATTTTAGTCTTTGGAAAACAGGAAGCAAAAAAAATTGAAAAAATAATCCAACCAATAGATCTTAATGAGTTTATTGAAACGCTTACAAAGACCTATTTTAATAAGGATGACGGTGCAAAAATCAAAGTAACAAAGAAAGGAGTAAAGAGAATCCTTTTTACTGATGAGTCATTAATTGTCCATATCCTTACAAATGTCATCAATAATGCATTTAAATACTCAGAGGGAAAACCAGATCCGGAACTGATTATTAGTTACCTAGAAAATACAATTGAGATACAGGTCATTGATTATGGTATGGGAATACCTAAAAAAGATATTCCAAATTTATTTACTTCATTTTTCAGAGCTTCTAATACCAGCTCAATAATTGGTTCTGGATTAGGCTTAGTTATTGTAAAACAGTTTACGGAATTTTTAAACGGGACTGTAGAATTAAAAACCAAAGAAAATTTTGGAACAACAATTAAATTGACATTTCCTTATGAACACCAATAA
- a CDS encoding response regulator — MNTNKILLVDDEPNVRETIKELLVFKNYDVRTVANGREALDMLEYWMPDLILCDMVMPVMNGTELHENIRNNKSWSIIPFIFLSAKNEIDLIQQCMLDGADGFLTKPFKINELTLIVVAGLERFEKKQNIRNNLQIFKKKRLSQLSKY; from the coding sequence ATGAACACCAATAAAATTCTACTTGTAGACGATGAGCCAAATGTTAGAGAAACCATAAAGGAACTTTTGGTTTTTAAAAATTATGATGTCAGAACTGTGGCAAATGGGCGGGAAGCTCTGGATATGCTAGAATATTGGATGCCGGATTTAATTCTATGCGATATGGTTATGCCAGTTATGAATGGGACTGAACTGCATGAAAATATTAGAAACAATAAATCTTGGAGTATCATTCCTTTTATTTTTTTATCGGCAAAAAATGAAATTGATTTAATACAGCAATGTATGCTGGATGGAGCGGATGGGTTTCTAACTAAACCATTTAAAATAAATGAATTAACGCTTATAGTTGTCGCAGGTCTTGAAAGATTTGAAAAAAAACAAAACATCAGAAATAATTTACAGATATTTAAAAAAAAAAGACTTTCTCAGTTAAGTAAATACTGA
- a CDS encoding class I SAM-dependent methyltransferase has product MNDKSQLLSSIFRHLDGLVVAPVAIALKNKLVLKFILKKEKTKLSELTTAFKANEGYLNVGLRVLASQGFLDYEVDNKAQEITISVNEKTEIAFSLFHLYEDVVELLQMSVQFHPRLFEDTPFEKLNLIFEKYKKGYGIESSDDLSTTNIQHQILKHTEGYLIGPTIVRLAMNGMFHKYFMETSFRPEEFHKFPENFKKILDFFVHLGWFLEKKGNYQFTEAGLFFAKRASAYGVTVSYLPTFAKIEELIFGNPDTLKTREGENEIHVDREMNVWGSGGAHDTYFKVVDEILIKLFNLPIDQQPKGILDMGCGNGAFLQHIFEVIDRQTLRGKMLDEYPLFLVGADYNQTALKVTRANLIKADIWAKVIWGDIGRPDLLAHDLKENYNIDLKDLLNVRTFLDHNRIWQEPQQINYNRISKSTGAFAYKGKRISNNMVEDNLLEHLQKWSPYVYKFGLLLIELHTINPNLTATNLGKTPATAYDATHGFSDQYIVEIDVFNSIAAEAGLFPDRSIFKRFPDSEIATVSINLLKGK; this is encoded by the coding sequence ATGAACGATAAATCACAACTTTTAAGTTCCATTTTCAGACATCTTGACGGATTAGTTGTTGCTCCAGTAGCAATAGCTCTAAAAAATAAATTAGTCTTAAAGTTTATTTTAAAAAAAGAAAAAACAAAATTATCAGAACTTACAACAGCTTTTAAAGCAAATGAAGGCTATTTAAATGTCGGATTGAGAGTTCTAGCTTCTCAGGGATTTTTGGATTATGAAGTAGATAATAAAGCACAAGAAATTACAATTTCAGTAAATGAAAAAACAGAAATAGCTTTTTCATTGTTTCATCTGTACGAAGATGTTGTCGAACTGCTTCAAATGTCGGTTCAGTTTCATCCGCGTTTGTTTGAAGATACTCCTTTTGAAAAACTGAATCTTATTTTTGAAAAATATAAAAAGGGATATGGAATTGAAAGTTCAGATGATTTATCGACAACCAATATTCAACATCAGATTTTAAAACACACTGAAGGCTATTTAATCGGACCAACAATTGTGCGTCTGGCAATGAATGGAATGTTTCACAAGTATTTTATGGAAACTTCTTTCAGACCTGAAGAATTCCATAAATTTCCAGAAAATTTCAAAAAAATATTAGACTTTTTTGTGCATCTTGGCTGGTTTCTGGAAAAAAAAGGCAATTATCAGTTTACAGAAGCGGGTTTGTTTTTTGCCAAAAGAGCAAGCGCATATGGTGTTACAGTTTCTTATCTTCCAACTTTTGCTAAAATCGAAGAATTGATTTTTGGCAATCCTGATACTTTAAAAACTAGAGAAGGAGAAAACGAAATTCATGTTGATCGCGAGATGAACGTTTGGGGAAGTGGTGGCGCTCATGATACTTATTTTAAAGTTGTCGATGAAATTCTTATCAAACTTTTTAACTTACCAATCGACCAACAACCAAAAGGAATTCTAGATATGGGCTGCGGAAACGGCGCCTTTTTACAGCACATTTTTGAAGTTATTGACAGGCAAACTTTGCGAGGCAAAATGCTTGATGAATATCCGTTGTTTTTAGTTGGTGCAGATTATAATCAAACCGCACTAAAGGTAACCAGAGCAAATCTCATAAAAGCAGATATTTGGGCAAAAGTAATTTGGGGAGATATTGGAAGACCTGATCTATTAGCGCACGATTTGAAAGAAAATTACAATATTGATTTGAAAGATTTACTCAACGTGAGAACTTTTTTAGATCATAATCGAATCTGGCAAGAACCGCAACAAATTAATTATAACAGAATCAGCAAATCTACTGGTGCATTTGCTTACAAAGGAAAAAGAATTAGCAATAATATGGTTGAAGATAATCTTTTAGAACATTTACAAAAATGGTCGCCTTATGTCTATAAATTCGGTTTGCTTTTAATTGAATTGCATACCATAAATCCAAATCTAACAGCCACCAATTTAGGAAAAACACCCGCGACAGCTTACGATGCTACACATGGCTTTTCTGATCAATATATTGTTGAAATAGATGTTTTTAATTCTATTGCCGCAGAAGCAGGATTATTTCCTGATAGATCTATTTTTAAGCGCTTTCCAGATTCTGAAATCGCTACAGTAAGTATTAATTTACTTAAAGGAAAATAA
- a CDS encoding aminotransferase class V-fold PLP-dependent enzyme: protein MEATLKTSKLEQYFSEFRENTIGTNHSFESIYGTQNLLYADWIASGRLYFPIEDIMLRKIGPMIANTHSFSSQTGKASTYAYQYARQLIKKHVNASDTDCLVVTGTGMTAALNKLQRIMGLRSEDNIYNVKLHFDDERPVVFITHMEHHSNQVPWYETIADVVVLPCGENNLVDPKILSEELKKYESRKLKIGSFTACSNVTGIITPYHELAKIMHQNGGYCFVDFAASAPYVQINMHPENEEEQLDAIFFSPHKFLGGPGTCGILIFNEKLYKSDFPDNPGGGNVKCTNPWGGFHYSDAIEVKEDGGTPGFLQVMRTALCLELKDKMSIENMKNREKELLNLCFSELKKIQGLHLLGDLETERIGCVSFIVENIHYNLIVRLLNDRFGIQVRGGWSCASTYAHFLLQIDEEKSAEITNGILQKNLTEKPGWVRVSLHPTMTNEELLFICNAVNEVVINIENWKKAYQYNSVTNEFDNLLITETIEEDVKEWFVL from the coding sequence ATGGAAGCTACTTTGAAAACAAGCAAATTAGAACAGTATTTCTCAGAATTTAGAGAAAATACAATTGGCACAAATCATAGTTTTGAATCGATTTATGGAACTCAAAATCTATTATACGCCGATTGGATTGCCAGCGGAAGACTTTATTTTCCGATTGAAGATATAATGTTGCGAAAAATAGGTCCGATGATTGCTAATACGCATTCATTTTCGAGCCAGACCGGAAAAGCATCAACTTACGCGTATCAATATGCAAGACAGTTAATTAAAAAACACGTCAATGCATCTGATACAGATTGTTTAGTTGTAACTGGAACTGGAATGACAGCGGCTTTAAACAAATTGCAACGCATTATGGGATTGCGTTCTGAAGATAATATTTATAACGTAAAATTGCATTTTGATGACGAAAGACCAGTTGTTTTTATAACGCATATGGAACATCATTCTAATCAAGTTCCATGGTATGAAACTATTGCCGATGTTGTGGTTTTGCCTTGTGGCGAAAACAATTTGGTTGATCCGAAAATACTTTCAGAAGAACTTAAAAAATACGAAAGCAGGAAATTAAAAATTGGTTCGTTTACGGCTTGTTCCAATGTCACTGGAATTATTACGCCATATCATGAACTGGCTAAAATAATGCATCAAAATGGCGGTTATTGTTTTGTAGATTTTGCCGCTTCTGCACCTTATGTTCAGATCAATATGCATCCAGAAAATGAAGAAGAACAATTGGATGCCATTTTCTTTTCTCCACATAAATTTTTGGGAGGACCCGGAACTTGCGGAATTTTAATTTTCAATGAAAAACTCTATAAATCTGATTTTCCAGATAATCCTGGTGGAGGAAATGTAAAATGTACAAATCCTTGGGGAGGATTTCATTATAGTGATGCAATAGAAGTAAAAGAAGATGGTGGAACGCCGGGTTTTTTGCAAGTAATGCGAACTGCTTTGTGTTTGGAATTGAAAGATAAAATGAGTATTGAAAATATGAAAAATCGAGAAAAAGAATTGCTAAATCTTTGTTTTTCAGAATTGAAAAAAATACAAGGTTTACATCTTTTAGGCGATTTAGAAACAGAAAGAATTGGCTGTGTTTCTTTCATTGTAGAAAATATTCATTACAATCTTATTGTACGTTTGCTAAATGATCGTTTCGGAATTCAGGTTCGTGGCGGTTGGTCCTGCGCAAGTACGTATGCACATTTTTTGTTGCAAATAGATGAAGAAAAATCAGCTGAAATTACAAATGGAATTCTTCAAAAAAACTTAACAGAAAAACCAGGCTGGGTGAGAGTTTCACTTCATCCGACAATGACCAACGAAGAGCTTTTGTTTATTTGTAATGCTGTAAATGAGGTTGTTATAAATATTGAAAATTGGAAAAAAGCGTACCAATATAATTCCGTAACCAATGAATTTGACAATCTTTTAATAACGGAAACGATTGAAGAGGATGTGAAAGAATGGTTTGTATTATAA